The proteins below come from a single Nocardioides eburneiflavus genomic window:
- a CDS encoding phospholipase D-like domain-containing protein, with amino-acid sequence MRLPRWSRSVAMLALLAPLLALGTPAGAEIASQKPPGRSGCWAEAGAEVCFTSPPTRPGDPTVLDRPSRLFDSAGPGDTIRIAMFRWDIKPPTDAVLAAQRRGATVLLVGDDDLRLNRQGRRLIRTLEEQDPARTNVTICKGACLPWRAPGPYPDSQDVQHLKFYVTEIGGVQSFITSSANLEDRQYRQYNSLIKLDDPGLYQFGVDYFSRLQAQSVKVDGQRWDDRRKTWSSGGTTAAVYPNRSDLLLSTLRDLSCRRGARDVSAMFAVIQRADVRDQLARLSRSGCRVRIVTSRDTVENWLQQPLRAGDVPDRMVRTVLTHDKMLVARARFRGRATHLVVTGTSNTTCGGLLYNDEVMLRIVGNRWLHDQYLAHFDDAYARAWQSRSRVMPVMKPCRR; translated from the coding sequence GTGCGCCTCCCTCGCTGGTCCCGGTCCGTCGCGATGCTCGCCCTGCTGGCGCCGCTGCTCGCCCTCGGCACCCCGGCGGGGGCCGAGATCGCCTCGCAGAAGCCGCCCGGGAGGTCCGGGTGCTGGGCCGAGGCCGGTGCCGAGGTCTGCTTCACCTCGCCCCCGACCCGCCCCGGCGACCCGACCGTCCTCGACCGTCCCAGTCGGCTCTTCGACAGCGCAGGCCCCGGGGACACGATCCGGATCGCCATGTTCCGGTGGGACATCAAGCCCCCGACCGACGCCGTCCTCGCCGCCCAGCGCCGCGGCGCCACCGTGCTGCTCGTCGGCGACGACGACCTGCGGCTCAACCGGCAGGGCCGCCGGCTCATCCGGACGCTCGAGGAGCAGGACCCCGCGCGCACCAACGTCACGATCTGCAAGGGCGCCTGCCTGCCCTGGCGGGCACCGGGCCCGTACCCGGACAGCCAGGATGTGCAGCACCTCAAGTTCTACGTCACCGAGATCGGCGGGGTGCAGTCGTTCATCACGTCCTCGGCCAACCTCGAGGACCGGCAGTACCGGCAGTACAACTCGCTGATCAAGCTCGACGACCCCGGCCTCTACCAGTTCGGCGTCGACTACTTCAGCCGCCTCCAGGCCCAGAGCGTGAAGGTGGACGGGCAGCGGTGGGACGACCGTCGCAAGACCTGGAGCAGCGGCGGCACCACCGCCGCGGTCTACCCCAACCGAAGCGACCTGCTCCTGTCCACGCTGCGCGACCTCAGCTGCCGTCGCGGCGCCCGCGACGTCTCGGCGATGTTCGCGGTGATCCAGCGCGCCGACGTGCGCGACCAGCTCGCCCGCCTGTCCCGGTCGGGCTGCCGGGTGCGGATCGTGACCTCGCGCGACACCGTGGAGAACTGGCTCCAGCAGCCCTTGCGCGCCGGTGACGTCCCGGACCGGATGGTCCGCACGGTGCTGACCCACGACAAGATGCTGGTGGCCCGCGCGCGGTTCCGCGGCCGGGCCACCCACCTGGTCGTGACGGGGACGTCCAACACCACGTGCGGCGGGCTGCTCTACAACGACGAGGTGATGCTGCGCATCGTCGGCAACCGCTGGCTGCACGACCAGTACCTCGCGCACTTCGACGACGCGTACGCCCGCGCGTGGCAGAGCCGG